From the genome of Uloborus diversus isolate 005 unplaced genomic scaffold, Udiv.v.3.1 scaffold_538, whole genome shotgun sequence:
TTACATAACAGAACTGTAGAACCAAGGAAAGTGTCATGATGAGAAGAATTTGAATCATGAATATTTGTAGGCAATCAAAAATCAAATATAATTCTTATATAAGCAAATGGCATTGTTTAATCATTTGTCAATCAGTTTTCAAGTGATCAGAGTCAGACTGTATAAAACATCCTAGGCTCTCTGGTCGAAAAGAACATCAAGCTTTGGCCTTGTTGTCCGAAAGCGAAAAGGGTCTTCCGCTCTCGTTTTCATCTTCCTCTTCCCTCTTCAACTTGAGGCCACACACTTTGTACCAGTCCTTGGGCATGTAGTCGTGGAAGTAGTTCGCGACGTAGGCCAGAGGACAGTACTCGGCGCAACCCCGGATGGTCAGTACGTTCGGTTCCTGGACGCCCAGTTCGGGTGTACTGGAGTTGAAGTAGAGCATGCGCACCGTATACGTGTCGAAGTACCGGTACAGTTCCAGGGTTACCGTGGCGGCGGGTGGAGGGATGATGCCGTTGAAGCGAAACAAGGACATC
Proteins encoded in this window:
- the LOC129233576 gene encoding prostatic acid phosphatase-like, yielding MELNNWNDVARLYDVVSREAKCDLYVPSWAKAYWKEMERIASAAYKFNFDTKFSIKAKVGPLIDLMVDRMRAKTMEDDPNPDVKLHVYVTHDWNMASFLMSLFRFNGIIPPPAATVTLELYRYFDTYTVRMLYFNSSTPELGVQEPNVLTIRGCAEYCPLAYVANYFHDYMPKDWYKVCGLKLKREEEDENESGRPFSLSDNKAKA